One segment of Alistipes finegoldii DSM 17242 DNA contains the following:
- a CDS encoding IS3 family transposase, translating into MAGLSRGAHCPRERERAQAIEGLRPQCRLSVLLKAAGMARSTFYYHFRKSKQPDKYAREKESIIRLYHEHKGRYGYRRITVEMNKIGYAINHKTVLKLMNICGIKSQVRLRKYCSYKGQIGRIAPNLLQRDFAAEKPNQKWVTDLTEFSVCGVKLYLSPIMDLYNREIISYKIAERPNFMQIMKMLDDAFARIPDSPGIVLHSDQGWQYQMKQYQLRLRQKGITQSMSRKGNCLDNAAMESFFGLLKSELLYLQKFSSIDHFRKELEEYIDYYNNKRIKKYLNNMSPVQYRTHAI; encoded by the coding sequence ATTGCAGGCCTTAGTCGAGGAGCGCATTGTCCGCGAGAGCGGGAAAGAGCCCAAGCCATCGAAGGACTAAGGCCGCAGTGCCGGCTTTCAGTATTGCTCAAAGCCGCAGGGATGGCGCGAAGCACATTTTATTATCACTTCAGAAAATCAAAACAACCCGATAAATATGCTCGCGAAAAAGAGAGTATTATAAGGTTATATCACGAACATAAGGGGCGTTATGGTTATCGGCGCATTACCGTTGAAATGAATAAGATCGGATATGCGATAAATCACAAAACCGTACTTAAGCTGATGAATATTTGCGGGATAAAAAGTCAGGTCAGGCTCCGTAAATACTGTTCATACAAAGGACAGATCGGACGGATAGCGCCCAATCTTCTGCAACGCGACTTTGCAGCCGAAAAACCGAATCAGAAGTGGGTTACTGACCTTACGGAATTTTCGGTTTGCGGCGTAAAGTTATATCTATCGCCGATTATGGACTTATATAACCGGGAGATTATTAGCTATAAAATAGCTGAACGCCCTAACTTTATGCAGATCATGAAGATGCTGGACGATGCGTTTGCCAGAATACCGGATTCTCCGGGTATTGTCTTGCATTCCGACCAGGGCTGGCAGTATCAGATGAAGCAGTATCAGCTCCGTTTAAGACAGAAAGGTATTACACAGAGCATGTCGCGCAAGGGTAACTGTCTGGATAACGCTGCTATGGAAAGTTTCTTTGGATTATTGAAGTCCGAATTATTATATTTGCAAAAATTCTCATCCATAGACCATTTCCGAAAAGAATTGGAAGAATATATCGACTACTACAATAACAAGCGGATAAAGAAATACTTAAACAACATGAGCCCGGTACAATACCGAACTCATGCCATCTAA
- a CDS encoding MBL fold metallo-hydrolase gives MKLTFLGTGTSQGVPVIGCRCRVCTSSDRRDDRLRTSAMVEAGDVRIVIDAGPDFRCQMLRTGVRRIDAILLTHEHKDHIGGLDDVRAFNFVDYPPTIHRIDLYAAPRTLDVVRKDFDYAFAQDKYRGVPEIELHEIDVTRPFSVKGVEILPVSGHHSERFAVTGFRIGRLAYLTDFKTIADAEVEKLTGLDVLVVNALRFAEHYSHFNVAEALELIARVSPREAYLTHMSHDIGLHAETEPTLPPHVHMAYDTLEIEIND, from the coding sequence ATGAAACTTACCTTTCTGGGAACGGGCACCTCGCAGGGTGTCCCTGTCATCGGATGCCGCTGCCGGGTCTGCACTTCGTCCGACCGGCGCGACGACCGTCTGCGCACCTCGGCCATGGTCGAGGCGGGGGACGTGCGCATCGTCATCGACGCCGGACCCGATTTCCGCTGTCAGATGCTGCGCACCGGCGTCCGCCGTATCGACGCCATTCTGCTGACGCACGAACATAAGGACCATATCGGCGGGCTGGACGACGTGCGGGCCTTCAATTTCGTCGATTACCCGCCGACGATCCACCGCATCGACCTCTATGCGGCTCCCCGCACCCTCGATGTCGTGCGCAAGGATTTCGACTACGCCTTCGCGCAGGACAAGTACCGGGGCGTTCCGGAAATCGAACTGCACGAGATCGACGTTACGCGGCCTTTCAGCGTCAAAGGTGTCGAAATCCTCCCCGTTTCGGGACACCATTCGGAACGCTTTGCAGTGACGGGATTCCGCATCGGCAGGCTGGCCTACCTGACCGACTTCAAGACCATTGCGGACGCCGAAGTCGAAAAACTGACCGGTCTCGACGTGTTGGTGGTCAATGCGCTCCGTTTTGCCGAGCATTATTCGCACTTCAATGTGGCCGAGGCGCTGGAGCTGATCGCCCGTGTCTCGCCGCGCGAAGCCTACCTGACCCATATGTCCCACGACATCGGCCTGCACGCCGAGACGGAGCCGACGCTTCCGCCCCATGTGCATATGGCCTACGATACTTTGGAAATTGAAATAAACGATTGA
- the dusB gene encoding tRNA dihydrouridine synthase DusB, translating to MKIADIELGEKPLLLAPMEDVTDPSFRYMCKRFGADVVYTEFISSDGLIRDAAKSLKKLEIDAAERPVGIQLYGHLIEPMVEAARMAEAAGPDIIDINFGCPVKKIAGRGAGSGMMRDVPLMVEMTRRIVQAVRKPVTVKTRLGWDEESKNIEEIALRLQDVGIAALTVHGRTRAQMYRGEADWTLIGKVKNNPQIQIPIIGNGDVDSGPKAAEMFDRYGVDGVMIGRATYGRPWIFREVKHYLATGEVLPQPSVCERVEIAKEHLRKSLEVKGEFVGILEMRRHLSNYFKGLPDFKPTRLKLVTSLDIPELFDTLDSIARRWGDFDVSGTVPAPLSHDL from the coding sequence ATGAAAATAGCTGATATAGAACTCGGCGAAAAGCCCCTGCTGCTGGCGCCGATGGAAGACGTGACCGACCCTTCGTTCCGCTACATGTGCAAGCGGTTCGGGGCCGACGTGGTCTACACGGAATTCATTTCGTCGGACGGGCTGATCCGCGACGCGGCCAAGTCGCTCAAAAAACTCGAAATCGACGCGGCGGAGCGTCCCGTGGGCATCCAGCTTTACGGCCACCTGATCGAACCGATGGTCGAAGCGGCCCGCATGGCCGAAGCGGCCGGTCCCGACATCATAGACATCAACTTCGGCTGCCCGGTGAAGAAAATCGCCGGGCGCGGCGCCGGATCGGGCATGATGCGCGACGTGCCGCTGATGGTCGAGATGACGCGCCGGATCGTGCAGGCGGTGCGCAAGCCCGTGACCGTCAAAACGCGGCTGGGCTGGGACGAGGAGTCGAAGAACATCGAGGAGATCGCATTGCGCTTGCAGGACGTGGGCATCGCCGCGCTCACCGTTCACGGCCGCACACGCGCCCAGATGTACCGCGGCGAAGCGGACTGGACGCTGATCGGCAAAGTGAAGAACAACCCGCAGATACAGATCCCGATCATCGGCAACGGCGATGTGGATTCGGGACCGAAGGCCGCGGAGATGTTCGACCGCTACGGCGTGGACGGCGTGATGATCGGCCGGGCGACCTACGGCCGGCCGTGGATATTCCGCGAGGTGAAGCACTATCTGGCCACGGGCGAAGTGCTCCCGCAGCCGTCGGTGTGCGAACGGGTCGAAATCGCCAAGGAGCATCTGCGCAAGTCGCTCGAAGTAAAGGGCGAATTCGTGGGCATCCTCGAAATGCGCCGCCATCTGTCCAACTATTTCAAGGGACTGCCCGACTTCAAGCCGACGCGCCTGAAGCTCGTCACGTCGCTCGACATCCCCGAACTGTTCGACACACTCGACTCGATCGCCCGGCGCTGGGGCGACTTCGACGTAAGCGGGACGGTTCCCGCCCCGCTGTCGCACGACCTGTAA
- a CDS encoding hemolysin family protein, with protein sequence MEIIIIILLILLNGLFAMSEIALISARRSNLTARAKQGNKAAAKALQLAQDPDRFLSTIQIGITLIGILTGIYSGEALAGRFGAMLASLGMPLRTAVPVAQILIVIVVTYLTIVFGELVPKRIGMKSAERVAILVARPIQVLAKVTSPFVWLLSRSIELIARLLGIRDTESKVTEEEIKSIIQEGTEDGEVQIVEQQIVGRVFSLGDRKVGSIMTHRSEIAWIDPAMTPAEIRELVGREPHTLYPAARSNLDRLAGVIYLKDLFTHIGEEDFDVASILRPAKFFHEETQVYTALEQLRSEQVGYGIVCDEFGVTQGIVTLHDIFEALVGSIPEEREEPDIVHREDGSCLIDGQCPFYDFLVCYGLEDVYPNNLYNTLSGLILDELGHIPQTGEKLRWNTFTFEIVDMDGARIDKILACETSEKTNQNP encoded by the coding sequence ATGGAAATCATCATCATTATCCTGCTGATCCTGCTCAACGGGCTTTTCGCAATGTCGGAAATCGCGCTGATCTCGGCGCGCCGCTCGAACCTGACGGCACGCGCCAAGCAGGGCAACAAGGCGGCCGCCAAAGCCCTCCAGCTGGCTCAGGACCCGGACAGATTCCTTTCCACGATTCAGATAGGCATCACCCTGATCGGCATCCTGACGGGTATCTATTCGGGCGAAGCGCTGGCCGGCCGCTTCGGCGCGATGCTCGCATCGCTGGGCATGCCGCTCCGCACGGCCGTTCCGGTCGCCCAGATACTTATCGTCATCGTCGTAACCTACCTCACGATCGTCTTCGGCGAGCTGGTGCCCAAACGCATCGGCATGAAAAGCGCCGAACGGGTCGCCATACTCGTCGCACGGCCGATACAGGTGCTCGCCAAGGTGACGTCGCCCTTCGTATGGCTGCTTTCGCGCAGCATCGAGCTTATCGCCCGCCTGCTCGGAATACGGGATACGGAGAGCAAGGTCACCGAGGAGGAGATCAAGTCGATCATTCAGGAGGGAACCGAAGACGGAGAGGTGCAGATCGTCGAACAGCAGATCGTCGGCCGCGTATTCTCGCTCGGCGACCGCAAGGTGGGTTCGATCATGACGCACCGCAGCGAAATCGCATGGATAGACCCCGCCATGACGCCCGCAGAGATCCGCGAGCTGGTCGGCAGGGAACCCCACACGCTCTACCCCGCCGCCCGCAGCAACCTCGACCGGCTGGCCGGCGTGATATACCTCAAGGACCTCTTCACGCACATCGGCGAGGAGGATTTCGACGTCGCATCCATACTGCGTCCGGCAAAATTCTTCCACGAGGAGACCCAAGTGTACACCGCGCTGGAACAACTCCGCAGCGAGCAGGTCGGCTACGGCATCGTCTGCGACGAATTCGGCGTGACGCAGGGCATCGTCACCCTGCACGACATCTTCGAAGCGCTGGTAGGCTCGATTCCCGAAGAGCGGGAGGAGCCGGACATCGTTCACCGGGAGGACGGCAGCTGCCTGATCGACGGGCAGTGCCCGTTTTACGATTTTCTGGTCTGCTACGGGCTGGAGGACGTCTACCCGAACAACCTCTACAACACCCTCAGCGGCCTGATCCTCGACGAGCTGGGGCATATTCCGCAGACGGGCGAAAAACTGAGGTGGAACACCTTCACGTTCGAGATCGTCGACATGGACGGCGCCCGCATAGACAAGATCCTCGCCTGCGAAACATCGGAAAAAACGAACCAGAACCCATGA
- a CDS encoding SDR family oxidoreductase — MKNFKDKVVIVTGASSGIGEAMAREFAAQGARVVLGARSVQKLQLIAGEIRSQGGQAAYCGVDVTNVDECRRLIETAVNEFGGIDVLVCNAGLSMRAIFDDVDLGVLHRLMDVNFWGTVNCCKFALPYLQQSHGSIVGISSVAGLHGLPGRTGYSASKYAMTGFLETLRIENLKKGLHVMIACPGFTASNVRFSALTADGSAQGETPRNEAKMMTSAEVARIVARGVLKRKRLCLMESEGRATHFVKKFAPGFLDRMFYLVMSKEPDSPLK, encoded by the coding sequence ATGAAAAACTTTAAGGATAAAGTCGTCATCGTGACGGGCGCTTCGTCGGGCATCGGCGAGGCGATGGCACGCGAATTCGCCGCGCAGGGCGCGCGGGTAGTGCTGGGTGCGCGCAGCGTGCAGAAACTGCAGCTCATCGCGGGCGAAATCCGCTCACAGGGCGGGCAGGCCGCCTACTGCGGCGTCGATGTGACGAACGTCGACGAGTGCCGCCGGTTGATCGAGACCGCCGTGAACGAGTTCGGCGGAATCGACGTGCTGGTCTGCAATGCCGGGCTTTCGATGCGTGCGATCTTCGACGATGTGGACCTCGGCGTGCTTCACCGCCTGATGGACGTCAACTTCTGGGGTACGGTCAATTGCTGTAAATTCGCGCTGCCGTATCTTCAGCAGTCGCACGGTTCCATCGTCGGCATCTCGTCCGTCGCGGGGCTGCACGGTCTTCCGGGGCGGACGGGCTATTCGGCGTCGAAATACGCCATGACGGGTTTTCTCGAAACCCTGCGCATCGAGAATCTCAAAAAGGGCCTGCACGTCATGATCGCCTGCCCCGGCTTCACGGCTTCGAACGTCCGCTTCTCGGCCCTCACGGCCGACGGGTCGGCGCAGGGCGAAACCCCGCGCAACGAGGCCAAGATGATGACTTCCGCCGAGGTCGCCCGGATCGTCGCCCGCGGCGTCCTGAAGCGCAAGCGTCTCTGCCTGATGGAGAGCGAGGGGCGCGCCACCCATTTCGTCAAGAAATTCGCGCCGGGTTTCCTCGACAGGATGTTCTATCTGGTGATGTCCAAAGAACCCGATTCGCCCTTGAAATAG
- a CDS encoding helix-turn-helix domain-containing protein translates to MKYNYEIRLKAVKLVLEGGLSVREAGCHLGCGRSQVHLWVTLFERHGLAGLKLRHGSYSAEFKLSVLKHMHQNHLSLLETAVHFGIPGPFVIRQWERLYQNQGAEGLRRKPQRRRPAMSKSKTKKVKLKTTPHEELLKELEYLRAENAYLKKLQALVEERIVRESGKEPKPSKD, encoded by the coding sequence ATGAAATATAATTATGAGATTCGTTTAAAGGCCGTAAAACTGGTACTCGAAGGCGGACTTTCGGTTAGGGAAGCCGGATGTCACTTGGGCTGTGGCCGCTCGCAAGTTCACTTGTGGGTAACATTATTCGAGCGCCATGGCCTTGCCGGCCTTAAGCTGCGCCACGGTAGCTACAGTGCAGAATTTAAGTTGTCAGTTTTGAAGCATATGCACCAAAATCATCTATCTTTGCTGGAGACAGCAGTGCATTTCGGCATTCCGGGCCCTTTTGTTATTCGTCAATGGGAGCGGCTCTATCAAAACCAAGGTGCTGAAGGCCTGCGGCGTAAACCGCAAAGAAGGAGGCCGGCCATGAGTAAATCGAAGACTAAAAAAGTCAAACTCAAAACGACTCCGCACGAAGAGTTGCTTAAGGAACTGGAGTATCTTCGTGCCGAGAATGCTTACTTAAAAAAATTGCAGGCCTTAGTCGAGGAGCGCATTGTCCGCGAGAGCGGGAAAGAGCCCAAGCCATCGAAGGACTAA
- the argS gene encoding arginine--tRNA ligase: MNIENFISDAVRRSVEALYGPLDGEQLQIQKTRREFEGDYTLVTFPLLRRSRKSPEATATEIGEYMTANVPEVKSFNVIKGFLNLTLDCAFWAARFAEIAADANFGQAPDTGRTVMIEYSSPNTNKPLHLGHIRNNLLGYSVAQILRANGHNVIKANLVNDRGIHICKSMLAWKLYGNGETPASSGMKGDHLVGKYYVEFDKHYKAQIKELTAQGQTEEEAKKNAPVMLEAQEMLRKWEAKDPEVYSLWETMNGWVYEGFDVTYKALGVDFDKIYYESQTYLLGKSLVEEGLRKGVFYRRDDNSVWIDLTADGLDEKLLLRGDGTSVYMTQDLGTAYRRFEENRLDDMIYVVGNEQNYHFQVLKLILKKLGYADWSDHITHLSYGMVELPEGKMKSREGTVVDADDLIADMVSTAREMSDELGKLDGCTEEEADAVSTMVGLGALKYFILKVDPKKTMLFDPRESIDFNGNTGPFIQYTHARICSVLRKAAEAGIDFSGAAQADYLPEEIALVKSLTEYPSVVAAAGENFAPSIVGAYVYELAKQFNGYYHDHSILKEENDETRRMRLQLAQQVARVIRSGMKLLGIDVPERM, from the coding sequence ATGAATATTGAAAACTTTATTTCGGATGCGGTCCGCCGTTCGGTGGAGGCGCTTTACGGTCCGCTCGACGGCGAACAACTGCAGATTCAGAAGACCCGCAGGGAGTTCGAGGGCGATTACACCCTCGTGACGTTTCCGTTGCTGCGACGAAGCCGCAAGTCGCCCGAAGCCACCGCGACCGAGATAGGCGAATATATGACGGCCAACGTGCCGGAAGTCAAGTCGTTCAACGTCATCAAGGGTTTCCTGAACCTGACCCTCGACTGCGCGTTCTGGGCCGCCCGTTTTGCGGAGATCGCCGCCGACGCGAACTTCGGGCAGGCTCCCGACACGGGACGTACGGTGATGATCGAATACTCGTCGCCCAACACCAACAAACCCCTGCATCTGGGCCATATCCGCAACAACCTGCTGGGTTACTCCGTGGCGCAGATACTCAGGGCCAACGGTCATAACGTCATCAAGGCCAATCTGGTGAACGACCGCGGCATCCATATCTGCAAGTCGATGCTGGCTTGGAAGCTTTACGGCAACGGCGAGACACCCGCTTCGTCGGGCATGAAGGGCGACCACCTCGTCGGCAAATACTACGTCGAGTTCGACAAGCATTACAAGGCCCAGATCAAGGAGCTGACGGCGCAGGGCCAAACCGAGGAGGAGGCCAAGAAAAACGCCCCTGTGATGCTCGAAGCGCAGGAGATGCTGCGCAAATGGGAGGCCAAGGACCCCGAAGTCTATTCGCTCTGGGAGACGATGAACGGCTGGGTGTACGAAGGTTTCGACGTGACCTACAAGGCGCTGGGCGTCGATTTCGACAAAATCTATTACGAGTCGCAGACCTACCTGCTGGGCAAGAGTCTCGTCGAGGAGGGACTCCGCAAGGGCGTGTTCTACCGCCGCGACGACAATTCGGTCTGGATCGACCTTACGGCCGACGGACTGGACGAGAAACTGCTCCTGCGCGGCGACGGCACCTCGGTCTACATGACGCAGGACCTCGGCACGGCTTACCGCCGCTTCGAGGAGAACAGGCTCGACGACATGATTTATGTCGTGGGCAACGAGCAGAACTACCATTTTCAGGTGTTGAAGCTCATCCTCAAGAAACTGGGCTATGCCGACTGGAGCGACCATATCACGCACCTTTCCTACGGCATGGTGGAGCTTCCCGAAGGCAAGATGAAGTCGCGCGAAGGCACGGTGGTCGATGCCGACGACCTGATCGCAGACATGGTATCCACGGCCCGCGAGATGTCGGACGAGCTGGGCAAGCTCGACGGCTGTACGGAAGAGGAGGCCGACGCCGTTTCCACGATGGTCGGATTGGGCGCGCTCAAGTATTTCATCCTGAAGGTGGACCCGAAAAAGACGATGCTTTTCGATCCGCGCGAGTCGATCGACTTCAACGGCAACACCGGCCCGTTCATCCAATATACCCATGCGCGTATCTGCTCGGTGCTGCGCAAGGCCGCCGAAGCCGGCATCGACTTCTCCGGTGCGGCGCAGGCGGATTACCTGCCCGAAGAGATCGCCCTCGTGAAATCGCTGACCGAATATCCGTCGGTCGTTGCCGCCGCAGGCGAGAACTTCGCGCCTTCGATCGTCGGCGCCTATGTGTACGAGCTGGCCAAGCAGTTCAACGGTTACTACCACGACCATTCGATTCTCAAGGAGGAGAACGACGAAACCCGCAGAATGCGTCTCCAGCTGGCTCAGCAGGTCGCCCGCGTCATCCGCAGCGGCATGAAACTGCTCGGCATCGACGTTCCGGAACGGATGTAA